One genomic region from Stutzerimonas decontaminans encodes:
- the ptsN gene encoding PTS IIA-like nitrogen regulatory protein PtsN: protein MIRLENILTPGRSLVNVPGGSKKRVLEQIAKVIAQDLIDLDSQTIFENLIAREKLGSTGFGNGIAIPHCRMVGCNAPLSAVLRLETPVDFDAIDGAPVDLLFVLLVPEAATDEHLELLRQIASMLDREDVRQRLREAPTNQSLYQVVVDVQNGA, encoded by the coding sequence ATGATCCGACTCGAAAACATCCTTACCCCCGGACGTTCCCTGGTGAACGTCCCGGGTGGTAGCAAGAAACGCGTTCTGGAGCAGATCGCCAAGGTGATCGCCCAAGACCTTATCGATCTCGATTCCCAGACCATCTTCGAAAACCTGATCGCCCGGGAGAAGCTGGGCTCCACCGGCTTCGGCAACGGAATCGCTATTCCGCATTGCCGTATGGTCGGTTGTAACGCTCCGCTGAGTGCCGTCCTGCGCCTGGAGACGCCTGTCGATTTCGATGCCATCGACGGGGCTCCGGTGGACCTGCTCTTCGTTCTGCTGGTACCGGAAGCAGCTACCGACGAACATCTTGAGCTGTTGCGCCAGATCGCCAGCATGCTCGACCGCGAAGATGTGCGCCAACGCTTGCGTGAAGCGCCAACCAACCAAAGCCTCTATCAGGTCGTAGTCGACGTGCAGAACGGGGCCTGA
- the hpf gene encoding ribosome hibernation-promoting factor, HPF/YfiA family: protein MQVNISGVHLEVTDALRDYIEEKFDRLARHFDRIISVQVILQVEKLKQKAEATLHVAGREVVAIADHEDMYAAVDLLVDKLDRQLIKHKEKQLDHTQGAVTR from the coding sequence ATGCAAGTCAACATCAGCGGTGTTCATCTGGAAGTAACCGACGCCCTGCGTGACTACATCGAGGAGAAATTCGACCGGCTTGCTCGCCACTTTGACCGCATCATCAGTGTTCAGGTGATTCTGCAGGTCGAGAAGCTCAAGCAGAAAGCCGAGGCAACCCTGCACGTCGCCGGCCGTGAAGTAGTGGCCATTGCCGATCATGAAGACATGTACGCTGCCGTCGACCTGCTGGTCGACAAGCTCGATCGCCAGCTGATCAAGCACAAGGAGAAGCAGCTCGACCACACTCAGGGCGCTGTCACCCGCTGA
- a CDS encoding RNA polymerase factor sigma-54 yields MKPSLVLKMGQQLTMTPQLQQAIRLLQLSTLDLQQEIQEALDSNPMLEREEDGDDFDSSDPMAEAVDRPGDTGMEKSSSQESTYEEPSHSGESAEDGDWGERIPSELPVDTAWEDIYQTSASSLPSNDDDEWDFTSRTSSGISLQSHLLWQLNLAPMSDTDRLIATTLIDCINDQGYLEESLQEIVDSFDPELEIELDEVEVVLRRIQQFEPAGIGARDLRECLLLQLRQLPEQTPWLSEAQRLVSDYLDVLGSRDYSLLMRRMKIKEDDLRQVIELIQSLNPRPGSQIEASEPEYVVPDVIVRKHNDRWLVELNQEAMPRLRVNAQYAGFVKRADSSADNTFMRNQLQEARWFIKSLLSRNETLMKVATQIVEHQRAFLEHGDEAMKPLVLHDIAEAVGMHESTISRVTTQKYMHTPRGIYELKYFFSSHVSTAEGGECSSTAIRAIIKKLVAAENQKKPLSDSKIAGLLEAQGIQVARRTVAKYRESLGIAPSSERKRLL; encoded by the coding sequence ATGAAACCATCGCTAGTCCTGAAGATGGGCCAGCAGCTGACGATGACACCGCAGCTGCAACAGGCCATACGGCTCCTCCAGCTATCCACCCTCGATCTGCAACAGGAGATCCAGGAGGCGCTGGACTCCAATCCCATGCTCGAGCGTGAAGAAGACGGCGACGACTTCGACAGCTCCGATCCAATGGCCGAGGCTGTCGATCGGCCGGGCGATACCGGCATGGAGAAGAGCAGCAGCCAGGAAAGCACCTACGAGGAGCCCTCGCATAGCGGTGAGAGCGCCGAGGACGGCGATTGGGGTGAGCGCATCCCCAGCGAGCTGCCGGTCGACACGGCCTGGGAAGACATCTACCAGACCAGCGCCAGCAGCCTGCCCAGCAACGATGACGACGAGTGGGACTTCACCAGCCGTACGTCGAGCGGCATCAGCTTGCAGAGCCACCTGCTGTGGCAACTCAACCTAGCGCCCATGAGCGACACCGACCGACTGATCGCGACCACGCTGATCGACTGCATAAACGATCAGGGCTATCTCGAAGAATCCCTGCAGGAAATCGTCGACTCGTTCGACCCGGAGCTGGAAATCGAACTCGACGAGGTTGAGGTCGTCCTGCGTCGCATCCAGCAGTTCGAACCGGCCGGCATAGGCGCCCGCGACTTGCGCGAATGCCTGCTACTGCAACTGCGCCAGCTACCTGAGCAGACGCCTTGGCTGAGCGAAGCCCAGCGCCTGGTCAGCGATTACCTGGACGTGCTTGGCAGCCGCGACTACAGCCTGCTGATGCGACGGATGAAGATCAAGGAAGACGACCTGCGCCAGGTCATCGAACTGATCCAGAGCCTGAACCCACGCCCAGGCTCGCAGATCGAGGCAAGCGAACCGGAGTACGTGGTGCCCGACGTGATCGTGCGCAAGCACAACGATCGCTGGCTGGTCGAACTGAACCAGGAAGCCATGCCACGCCTGCGGGTCAACGCGCAGTACGCCGGCTTCGTCAAACGCGCCGATTCCAGCGCCGACAACACCTTCATGCGCAACCAGTTGCAGGAGGCCCGCTGGTTCATCAAGAGCCTGCTCAGCCGCAACGAAACACTGATGAAGGTGGCCACCCAGATCGTCGAGCACCAGCGGGCCTTCCTGGAGCATGGCGACGAAGCGATGAAACCACTGGTACTGCACGACATTGCAGAAGCGGTGGGGATGCATGAATCGACCATTTCTCGTGTAACGACGCAGAAATACATGCACACGCCGCGGGGCATCTACGAACTCAAATACTTCTTCTCCAGCCACGTCAGCACGGCTGAAGGCGGCGAATGCTCGTCCACCGCAATCCGCGCGATCATCAAGAAGCTGGTCGCCGCGGAAAACCAGAAAAAGCCGTTGAGCGACAGCAAGATCGCTGGTTTACTGGAAGCGCAGGGCATCCAGGTGGCCCGCCGTACAGTTGCGAAATACCGTGAGTCGCTCGGTATCGCACCGTCCAGCGAGCGCAAACGTTTGCTGTGA
- the lptB gene encoding LPS export ABC transporter ATP-binding protein: MAVLKAQHLAKSYKSRQVVRDVSLSIESGQIVGLLGPNGAGKTTCFYMIVGLVNADQGRVLIDQNDVTHLPMHGRARAGIGYLPQEASIFRKLSVADNIMAILETRKDLDRSGRQQALEGLLQEFHINHIRDSLGMSLSGGERRRVEIARALATAPKFILLDEPFAGVDPISVGDIKQIIHHLKAKGIGVLITDHNVRETLDICETAYIVNDGQLIAEGDAQTILSNQLVKEVYLGHEFRL, encoded by the coding sequence ATGGCCGTCCTCAAAGCCCAGCATTTGGCCAAGAGCTACAAGAGTCGTCAGGTCGTGCGCGACGTCAGCCTGTCCATCGAGAGCGGGCAAATTGTCGGCCTGCTCGGCCCGAACGGCGCCGGTAAGACCACCTGTTTCTATATGATCGTTGGCCTGGTAAACGCCGATCAGGGCCGCGTGCTGATCGATCAGAACGACGTCACGCACCTGCCAATGCATGGGCGCGCCCGCGCCGGCATCGGCTACCTGCCACAGGAAGCGTCGATCTTTCGCAAGCTGTCGGTCGCCGACAACATCATGGCGATTCTCGAGACGCGCAAGGATCTGGACCGCAGCGGCCGCCAGCAGGCTCTAGAAGGCCTGCTGCAGGAGTTTCACATCAACCATATCCGCGACAGCCTCGGCATGAGCCTGTCTGGCGGCGAACGTCGCCGGGTGGAGATCGCCCGAGCGCTGGCCACCGCGCCGAAGTTCATCTTGCTCGACGAGCCATTCGCCGGAGTTGACCCGATCTCCGTCGGCGATATCAAGCAGATCATCCATCACCTCAAGGCCAAGGGCATCGGCGTGCTGATCACCGACCACAATGTCCGTGAAACGCTGGATATCTGCGAAACAGCCTACATCGTCAATGACGGACAACTGATCGCCGAAGGCGACGCACAGACCATCCTCAGTAATCAGCTGGTCAAGGAAGTCTATCTGGGCCACGAATTCCGTCTCTAA
- the lptA gene encoding lipopolysaccharide transport periplasmic protein LptA produces the protein MSCVKTLPLLLGLSAFWLSASAWALPEDREQPIRVQADSAELDDRQGVAVYRGDVVITQGTMKITGDTVTITQNSSGDVEVFTSIGKPAYYEQKPAVDKEIVKAYGLTIQYFAANERIVLIDQAKVVQEGNTFEGEKIVYDTRRQIVNAGRATNADVTTPRPRVDMVIQPRKRDQAAEQPE, from the coding sequence ATGAGCTGCGTTAAGACTCTCCCCCTCCTGCTCGGTTTGAGCGCATTCTGGCTCAGCGCCAGCGCCTGGGCGCTTCCCGAGGATCGTGAACAGCCAATCCGCGTGCAGGCCGACTCCGCCGAACTCGACGACCGACAGGGTGTAGCGGTATATCGTGGCGACGTGGTCATCACCCAGGGCACGATGAAGATTACCGGCGACACAGTGACCATCACCCAGAACAGCAGCGGCGATGTCGAAGTATTTACCTCTATCGGCAAGCCAGCGTATTACGAGCAGAAACCTGCAGTGGACAAGGAAATCGTCAAGGCCTATGGCCTGACCATCCAGTACTTTGCAGCCAACGAGCGCATCGTGCTGATCGACCAGGCCAAGGTGGTTCAGGAAGGCAACACCTTCGAAGGCGAGAAGATCGTCTATGACACCCGCCGCCAGATCGTCAACGCTGGCCGCGCCACCAATGCCGACGTCACCACACCGCGGCCGCGCGTCGACATGGTGATCCAGCCACGCAAACGCGACCAGGCCGCGGAGCAGCCCGAGTAA
- the lptC gene encoding LPS export ABC transporter periplasmic protein LptC, protein MLRKMRFAVLLTLIAALLVAVGYWNIRPESFMQEPPVSSGETPDIDFYVINSRTVQYQPDGKRNYELTADKLEHIKASDISLLTKPDLMSYRGTELPWHVRSERGEVSAEGDEVLLIDKVRVERTDAKGRPTILTTSRLTVWPDKDYAETNQAVRIEAANGVTTATGMKAYLDDGRMLLLSNVRGQHELR, encoded by the coding sequence ATGCTTCGCAAAATGCGCTTCGCTGTCCTGCTGACGCTGATCGCCGCTCTGCTGGTGGCGGTCGGCTACTGGAACATCCGCCCGGAAAGCTTCATGCAGGAGCCGCCCGTCTCCAGCGGCGAAACGCCTGACATCGATTTCTATGTAATCAATTCGCGCACGGTGCAGTATCAACCAGACGGCAAGCGCAACTACGAACTGACGGCAGACAAGCTCGAGCACATCAAGGCCAGCGATATCAGCCTGCTGACCAAGCCCGACCTGATGTCCTATCGCGGCACCGAGCTGCCCTGGCACGTGCGAAGCGAGCGCGGCGAAGTATCGGCCGAGGGCGATGAGGTCTTGCTGATCGACAAGGTTCGGGTCGAGCGCACCGATGCCAAAGGCCGCCCGACGATCCTTACCACCAGCCGCCTGACGGTGTGGCCGGACAAGGATTATGCCGAGACCAACCAAGCCGTTAGAATCGAGGCCGCCAACGGCGTGACCACCGCAACCGGCATGAAAGCGTATCTGGATGACGGCAGGATGCTCCTGCTGTCCAACGTAAGAGGCCAGCATGAGCTGCGTTAA
- a CDS encoding KdsC family phosphatase, producing MHEHLLQRARDIRLAIFDVDGVLTDGRLYFLTDGSEFKTFNTLDGHGIKMLINSGVRTAIISGRKTPVVERRAQNLGIQHLYQGREDKLVVLDELLAELGLSYSEVAYLGDDLPDLPVIRRVGLGMAVASADIFVREHAHGVTQARGGEGAAREFCELIMRAQGTLAAAQNAYL from the coding sequence ATGCACGAGCACCTGCTGCAACGCGCCCGCGACATCCGCCTGGCGATTTTCGATGTGGATGGCGTCCTGACCGACGGCCGCCTGTATTTCCTCACCGATGGTAGCGAGTTCAAGACGTTCAACACGCTGGACGGGCACGGCATCAAGATGCTGATCAATTCGGGCGTGCGCACCGCGATCATCAGCGGACGCAAGACCCCCGTGGTAGAGCGTCGAGCGCAGAACCTTGGCATCCAGCACCTCTATCAAGGGCGCGAGGACAAGCTGGTCGTGCTCGACGAGCTATTGGCCGAGCTTGGCCTGAGCTACTCTGAGGTGGCCTATCTCGGTGATGATCTGCCCGACCTGCCGGTTATACGCCGCGTAGGCCTCGGCATGGCCGTGGCCAGCGCCGACATCTTTGTGCGTGAACATGCCCATGGCGTAACGCAGGCCCGTGGTGGCGAAGGCGCGGCGCGCGAGTTCTGCGAACTGATCATGCGCGCACAGGGCACCCTGGCCGCCGCGCAAAACGCATATCTGTAG
- a CDS encoding KpsF/GutQ family sugar-phosphate isomerase: MSQSSQLIETAQRTIRLEIEAVEQLNARINASFVEACELILACKGRVVVVGMGKSGHIGRKIAATLASTGTAAFFVHPAEASHGDMGMITQDDVVLALSNSGTTSEIVTLLPLIKRLGITLISMTGNPGSVLAKAAAVNLDASVSIEACPLNLAPTSSTTASLVLGDALAIALLEARGFTAEDFAFSHPGGALGRRLLLKVEHVMHTGERLPKVPRGTSLRDALLEMTQKGLGMTVIVETDGRLAGIFTDGDLRRALDKGVDVRQTSIDEVMTVHGKTANAEMLAAEALKIMEDHKISSLVVIDDKELPVGALNMHDLLRAGVM; this comes from the coding sequence ATGAGCCAGAGCAGCCAATTGATCGAAACCGCGCAACGCACCATTCGCCTGGAAATCGAGGCAGTTGAGCAACTTAACGCCCGGATCAATGCGAGTTTCGTAGAAGCCTGCGAACTGATTCTGGCGTGCAAGGGGCGCGTCGTCGTGGTTGGCATGGGCAAGTCCGGCCACATCGGTCGCAAGATCGCCGCCACGCTGGCCAGCACTGGCACTGCTGCTTTTTTCGTGCACCCAGCCGAGGCCAGCCATGGCGACATGGGCATGATCACCCAGGATGACGTCGTGCTGGCCCTGTCCAACTCCGGCACCACCAGCGAGATCGTTACCCTGCTGCCGCTGATCAAGCGACTCGGCATCACCCTGATTAGCATGACCGGCAACCCGGGCTCCGTACTGGCCAAAGCCGCCGCGGTAAACCTCGATGCCAGCGTCAGCATCGAAGCTTGCCCGCTGAATCTCGCGCCGACCTCCTCCACCACTGCCAGCCTGGTGCTCGGCGATGCACTGGCTATCGCCCTGCTGGAGGCGCGTGGCTTCACGGCCGAAGACTTCGCCTTCTCCCACCCCGGCGGAGCGCTGGGCCGCCGCCTGCTACTGAAAGTCGAGCACGTGATGCACACCGGCGAGCGCCTGCCCAAAGTGCCGCGCGGCACCTCGCTACGCGACGCTCTGCTGGAAATGACGCAGAAAGGCCTGGGCATGACCGTGATCGTCGAAACGGACGGCAGACTGGCCGGAATCTTCACCGATGGCGACCTGCGCCGCGCGCTCGACAAGGGTGTGGATGTGCGCCAGACCAGCATCGATGAGGTCATGACCGTGCACGGCAAGACCGCTAATGCCGAAATGCTCGCAGCCGAGGCGCTGAAGATCATGGAAGACCACAAGATCAGCTCTCTGGTCGTGATCGACGATAAGGAGCTGCCGGTCGGCGCTCTGAACATGCACGACCTGCTGCGCGCGGGGGTGATGTAA
- a CDS encoding ATP-binding cassette domain-containing protein produces MSASNDYAVELKGVTFKRGERSIFNNVDIAIPRGKVTAIMGPSGCGKTTLLRLIAAQLMPSQGEVWVAGNNLPSLSRSELFDMRKQMGVLFQSGALFTDLDVFENVAFPLRVHTKLPDEMIRDIVLMKLQAVGLRGAIELMPDELSGGMKRRVALARAIALDPQILMYDEPFAGQDPIAMGVLVRLIRLLNDALGITSIVVSHDLAETASIADYIYVVGDSEVLGQGTPADLMESDNPRIRQFMKGSADGPVPFHFPAPAYADDLLGGTDA; encoded by the coding sequence ATGAGCGCCAGCAACGACTACGCGGTCGAGCTGAAGGGAGTGACCTTCAAGCGCGGCGAGCGCAGTATCTTCAACAATGTCGACATCGCGATCCCGCGAGGGAAGGTCACGGCCATCATGGGGCCGTCCGGGTGCGGCAAGACGACTCTGCTGCGGCTGATCGCTGCTCAGCTGATGCCTTCGCAAGGCGAGGTATGGGTGGCCGGTAACAATCTGCCAAGTCTCTCGCGCAGCGAGTTGTTCGATATGCGCAAGCAGATGGGTGTGCTGTTCCAGAGCGGAGCGCTGTTTACCGATCTAGATGTGTTCGAGAACGTCGCTTTTCCGCTGCGGGTGCACACCAAGCTGCCTGACGAAATGATCCGCGACATTGTGCTGATGAAGCTGCAGGCGGTGGGGCTGCGCGGTGCCATCGAGCTGATGCCCGACGAGTTGTCCGGTGGCATGAAGCGGCGTGTCGCGCTGGCGCGGGCGATCGCGCTCGACCCGCAGATCCTGATGTACGACGAGCCCTTCGCCGGCCAGGATCCGATCGCCATGGGTGTACTGGTTCGTCTTATTCGTCTGCTCAACGATGCGCTGGGTATCACCAGTATCGTGGTTTCCCACGACTTGGCCGAAACCGCCTCCATCGCCGACTACATCTATGTAGTCGGCGACTCCGAGGTGCTCGGGCAAGGCACTCCGGCCGATTTGATGGAATCAGATAATCCGCGCATTCGGCAATTCATGAAGGGTTCGGCTGATGGGCCGGTGCCGTTCCATTTTCCCGCGCCGGCCTACGCCGACGATCTGCTGGGAGGCACCGATGCGTAA
- the mlaE gene encoding lipid asymmetry maintenance ABC transporter permease subunit MlaE, whose translation MRKRSLLDRVVLLGRAGLDVLAALGRSTIFLMHALFGRSGLRNGFSLLVKQLYSVGVLSLAIVVVSGIFIGMVLALQGYNILSSYGSEQAVGQMVALTLLRELGPVVTALLFAGRAGSALAAEIGNMKSTEQLSSLEMIGVDPLKYIIAPRLWAGFISLPLLTLIFNVVGIWGGAMVAVDWLGVYEGSFWANMQNSVDFHSDVLNGVIKSVVFALVVTWIAVFQGYDCEPTSEGISRATTRTVVYASLAVLGLDFILTALMFGDF comes from the coding sequence ATGCGTAAGCGTTCCTTGTTGGATCGGGTTGTGCTGTTGGGGCGTGCCGGTCTGGATGTGCTGGCGGCGCTCGGGCGCTCGACCATATTTCTAATGCATGCCCTGTTTGGTCGCAGCGGCCTGCGCAACGGCTTCTCGCTGCTGGTCAAACAGCTGTATTCGGTCGGCGTGCTTTCGCTGGCGATCGTCGTTGTATCCGGCATTTTTATCGGCATGGTGCTGGCGCTGCAGGGCTACAACATCCTCAGTAGTTACGGTTCGGAGCAGGCGGTCGGGCAGATGGTTGCGCTGACGTTGCTTCGAGAGCTCGGGCCGGTGGTGACCGCGTTGCTGTTTGCGGGGCGTGCCGGCTCGGCCCTGGCGGCCGAGATTGGCAACATGAAATCGACCGAGCAGCTTTCGAGTCTGGAGATGATTGGTGTCGATCCACTGAAGTACATCATCGCGCCGCGTCTATGGGCGGGCTTCATATCGCTGCCGCTGCTGACACTGATCTTCAATGTGGTCGGCATCTGGGGTGGGGCGATGGTCGCGGTGGACTGGCTTGGCGTCTACGAAGGCTCGTTCTGGGCCAACATGCAGAACAGTGTCGACTTCCATTCGGATGTGCTCAACGGCGTGATCAAGAGCGTGGTGTTTGCGCTGGTGGTCACCTGGATCGCCGTATTCCAGGGCTATGACTGCGAGCCGACCTCCGAAGGGATTAGCCGTGCCACCACCCGGACCGTGGTGTATGCCTCGCTGGCAGTGCTCGGCCTCGATTTTATTTTGACCGCGTTGATGTTTGGAGATTTCTGA
- the mlaD gene encoding outer membrane lipid asymmetry maintenance protein MlaD, which yields MRIRTLEMGVGLFLLAGLLALLLLSLRVSGLSVGSADTYKLYAYFDNIAGLTVRSKVTMAGVTIGKVTAIDLDRDSYTGRVTLEIQQDVNILPADSTASILTAGLLGEKYVGISVGGDDELLKDGDTIQDTQSSLVLEDLIGKFLLNSVNRD from the coding sequence ATGCGTATCCGCACACTGGAAATGGGTGTCGGGCTGTTCCTGCTTGCCGGCCTGCTGGCCCTGCTGCTGCTGTCGCTGCGCGTTAGCGGGCTGAGCGTTGGCAGCGCCGACACTTACAAGCTGTATGCCTACTTCGACAATATTGCCGGTTTAACGGTCCGATCCAAGGTGACCATGGCTGGCGTGACCATCGGCAAGGTCACCGCGATCGATCTGGATCGCGACAGCTATACCGGCCGGGTGACGCTGGAAATCCAGCAGGATGTGAACATCCTGCCGGCTGATTCCACTGCCTCGATCCTGACTGCCGGGCTGCTGGGTGAGAAATACGTCGGTATCAGTGTGGGCGGTGATGACGAGTTGCTGAAGGATGGCGACACCATCCAGGACACGCAATCCTCGCTGGTGCTGGAGGATCTGATCGGCAAGTTCCTGCTCAACTCGGTAAACAGAGACTGA
- a CDS encoding MlaC/ttg2D family ABC transporter substrate-binding protein: MMTALRRGLLILLAIMPMYSQAALTAHQVIQKTTDELLADLKTNKEQYRSNPTAFYDSLNEILGPVVDADGISRSIMTVKYSRNATAEQMKRFQENFKRSLMQFYGNALLEYNNQQIRVLPPSGKQDPKRTSVGMEVVGRQGEIYPVSYTMVNDGEWRVRNVIINGINIGKLFRDQFADSMQRNGGDLDKTIDGWAEVVARAKDTEAGQQAVGDE; the protein is encoded by the coding sequence ATGATGACTGCTTTGCGTCGCGGCCTGCTGATTCTGCTGGCCATAATGCCCATGTACTCCCAGGCGGCGCTGACGGCGCACCAGGTGATCCAGAAAACTACGGACGAATTGCTGGCCGACCTCAAGACCAATAAAGAGCAGTACCGCAGCAACCCGACGGCCTTCTACGATTCGCTTAACGAAATTCTCGGCCCGGTCGTGGATGCCGATGGCATCTCGCGCAGCATCATGACGGTCAAGTACTCGCGTAACGCCACTGCGGAGCAGATGAAGCGCTTCCAGGAAAACTTCAAGCGCAGCCTGATGCAGTTCTACGGCAACGCGCTGCTGGAATACAACAATCAGCAGATTCGCGTGCTGCCGCCGAGTGGCAAGCAGGATCCAAAGCGTACAAGTGTTGGCATGGAAGTCGTGGGCCGCCAAGGCGAGATCTATCCGGTGTCCTACACCATGGTTAACGATGGCGAGTGGCGTGTGCGTAACGTCATCATCAACGGCATCAATATCGGCAAGCTGTTCCGCGATCAGTTCGCCGACTCCATGCAGCGCAATGGCGGCGATCTCGACAAGACCATCGACGGCTGGGCCGAAGTGGTGGCGCGCGCCAAGGACACCGAGGCTGGACAGCAGGCTGTCGGGGATGAGTGA
- a CDS encoding STAS domain-containing protein gives MSDARIEQGAEGELRLIGVLDYRSGPALREAGRALISGSRAALTLDCSAVERSSSVGLSLLLAFMRDAKAAGVELRVSALPDDMLKIARVSGLLDILPLESSRV, from the coding sequence ATGAGTGACGCGCGTATCGAACAGGGGGCCGAAGGTGAGCTGCGCCTAATCGGCGTCTTGGATTATCGTAGCGGCCCGGCTCTGCGTGAGGCCGGTCGCGCGCTGATCAGTGGCAGTCGCGCGGCGCTGACGCTGGATTGCTCGGCGGTCGAGCGTTCCAGTAGCGTGGGCCTTTCGTTGCTTCTGGCATTTATGCGTGACGCCAAGGCAGCTGGGGTCGAGTTGCGCGTCAGCGCCTTGCCGGACGATATGCTGAAGATCGCCAGGGTGTCCGGGTTGCTGGATATCCTGCCGCTGGAATCATCCCGGGTTTGA
- a CDS encoding phosphate-starvation-inducible protein PsiE, protein MKLRWAESLRDSVHDLAESLGNLLVESFHYLALFAIGAVTAWAAVMAFLGMVEKGHITVDDILLLFIYLELGAMVGIYFKTNHMPVRFLIYVAITALTRLLISDISHHHRPDIGVVYVSGAILLLALAILVVRFASSRFPAVQSDSSPSRHRSNRDQGAETLD, encoded by the coding sequence ATGAAGCTGCGCTGGGCGGAAAGTCTGCGTGATAGCGTCCATGACCTGGCCGAATCGCTGGGGAATCTGCTGGTCGAGAGCTTCCATTATCTGGCGTTGTTCGCTATTGGCGCAGTGACCGCCTGGGCGGCGGTCATGGCATTCCTTGGCATGGTCGAGAAGGGCCATATCACGGTCGATGACATCCTGCTGCTGTTCATCTATCTCGAGCTCGGCGCGATGGTTGGGATCTATTTCAAGACCAACCATATGCCGGTGCGCTTCCTGATCTATGTTGCGATCACTGCGCTGACCCGTTTGCTGATTTCCGACATCTCCCATCATCACCGACCCGACATTGGGGTTGTCTATGTTTCCGGCGCGATCCTGCTGCTGGCGTTGGCGATTCTGGTGGTGCGCTTCGCATCTTCGCGTTTCCCGGCGGTGCAGAGCGATAGCAGCCCGTCGCGCCACCGCTCCAATCGGGATCAGGGCGCCGAGACGCTTGATTGA
- a CDS encoding BolA family protein, translating to MQAQEVKNFLEEKIPGAQVEVEGEGCNFQLNVISDELAGLSPVKRQQQIYAHLNPWIADGSIHAVTMKFFSRADWAGRA from the coding sequence ATGCAGGCCCAAGAAGTGAAGAATTTCCTGGAAGAGAAGATTCCAGGTGCCCAGGTAGAAGTGGAAGGTGAAGGCTGTAACTTTCAGCTCAACGTGATCAGTGATGAGCTGGCCGGTCTGAGCCCGGTGAAGCGCCAGCAGCAGATCTACGCTCACCTGAATCCTTGGATTGCCGATGGCAGCATTCATGCCGTCACCATGAAGTTCTTCAGTCGCGCAGACTGGGCCGGACGCGCCTGA